A portion of the Caenorhabditis elegans chromosome III genome contains these proteins:
- the mob-4 gene encoding MOB-like protein phocein (Confirmed by transcript evidence): protein MTAATENRTVRRNGPGTKRADWNNWSPLAFEEMDSALNIQQYIQQTIKANPADVATILTPPLDQDEGVWKYEHLRQFCIELNGLALLLQRECIPETCQQMTATEQWIFLCAAHKNPNECPAIDYTRHTLDGAATLLNSNKYFPSRVNIKEISISKLGSVARRVYRIFSHAFFHHRKLFDEFENETHLCKRFTTYVSKYNLMQQEHLIVPILPNQQQQQQTTVQ, encoded by the exons aTGACGGCCGCTACAGAAAATCGAACTGTTCGGCGTAATGGTCCGGGAACAAAACGAGCA GATTGGAATAACTGGTCGCCGCTGGCTTTTGAGGAAATGGATAGTGCTCTGAACATTCAACAGTACATCCAACAGACGATTAAAGCGAATCCAGCTGATGTTGCCACAATTTTAACTCCTCCATTGG ATCAAGATGAAGGAGTGTGGAAGTACGAACATCTTCGTCAATTTTGCATCGAGCTCAATGGCTTAGCTCTTCTCCTCCAA AGAGAATGTATCCCAGAAACCTGCCAACAAATGACCGCCACCGAACAATGGATTTTCCTGTGTGCCGCTCATAAGAACCCAAATGAG TGTCCAGCGATCGATTACACACGTCATACACTAGACGGAGCCGCCACCTTGCTCAACTCGAATAAGTATTTTCCAAGCCGAGTCAACatcaaagaaatttcaatttcaaagctGGGATCTGTAGCTCGTCGCGTCTATCGCATATTTTCGCACGCATTCTTCCATCATCGTAAGCTGTTCGAcgagtttgaaaatgaaactcATCTCTGCAAGCGATTCACCACATACGTGTCGAAGTACAATCTGATGCAACAAGAGCATCTTATTGTTCCCATTCTTCCAAAtcagcagcaacaacaacaaacaACGGTTCAATAA